CGACGGGAAACAGGTAAAAATTCCTGTACCACATATCAACACGACGCGGGGACGGAGAAAGGTATCCGAGAGAACTGATGGAAGTGTTCTTTGAAGGGTGTAGGCTCAGGTGTAGTGAAAAGCGCACCTGATAAAAGCTGAGGCCTAATAACGAGAATCTTCTTCGGAAGATTCAAGTCGGAAATCCTCTGCTTCCAAGAAAATCCGCTAAGGTTCATTGGTATGTGACCGTACCGCAAACCGACACAGGTAGGCAGGTAGAGAATACTAAGGCGCACGAGAGAACTCCAGCTAAGGAACTCGGCAAATTGACCCCGTAACTTCGGGAGAAGGGGTGCCCCATTATGGTGATAGGACTTGCTCCTTGAGCCAGAAGGGGTCGCAGAGAATAGTCCCAGGCGACTGTTTATCAAAAACACAGCACTCTGCAAACACGTAAGTGGACGTATAGGGTGTGACGCCTGCCCGGTGCCGGAAGGTTAAGAGGAGAGGTCAGCGCAAGCGAAGCTTTGAATCGAAGCCCCGGTAAACGGCGGCCGTAACTATAACGGTCCTAAGGTAGCGAAATTCCTTGTCGGGTAAGTTCCGACCTGCACGAATGGCGTAACGATCTGGGAGCTGTCTCGGCTGGAGACTCGGTGAAATTGCATTAGCGGTGAAGATGCCGCTTACCCGCAGCAAGACGGAAAGACCCCGTGCACCTTTACTATAGCTTGGCAATGATACTCGGTGTAGTATGTGTAGGATAGGTGGGAGGCGATGAAGCGTGTACGCCAGTATGCGTGGAGCCATCCTTGAAATACCACCCTTACTGCACTGGCTATCTAACTTACGCCCCTTATCGGGGTGAAGGACATTGTCTGGTGGGTAGTTTGACTGGGGCGGTCGCCTCCGAAAGAGTAACGGAGGCGCGCGAAGGTTCCCTCAGGACGGTTGGAAATCGTCCATCGAGTGTATTGGCATAAGGGAGCTTGACTGCAAGACCCACAAGTCGAGCAGGTACGAAAGTAGGTCAAAGTGATCCGGTGGTTCCGCGTGGAAGGGCCATCGCTCAACGGATAAAAGGTACGCCGGGGATAACAGGCTTATCTCCCCCAAGAGTTCACATCGACGGGGAGGTTTGGCACCTCGATGTCGGCTCATCGCATCCTGGGGCTGGAGCAGGTCCCAAGGGTATGGCTGTTCGCCATTTAAAGCGGTACGCGAGCTGGGTTCAGAACGTCGTGAGACAGTTCGGTCCCTATCTGCTGTGGGCGCAGGATATTTGAGAGGATTTGTCCCTAGTACGAGAGGACCGGGATGAACGAACCTCTTGTGCACCGGTTGTTTCGCCAGAAGCACCGCCGGGTAGCTATGTTCGGAATGGATAACCGCTGAAAGCATCTAAGCGGGAAGCCAGCCTCAAGATAAGATATCCCCATGAGAGTCCAGGAAGACGACCTGGTTGATAGGCTGGGTGTGTAATCACCGTAAGGTGTTCAGCAGACCAGTACTAATTCTCCATTGTTCTTTTTCTGGCTTGATGCGCACCGTGCATTTTTTGATCTTGACGCTTCAGATCAAAAGAGATACAACCCTGAGTGTTTGGAAGAAACGCATATTCAACTCGACTGCCAGTCAGTCACGCAAAACCGTTTTTAACCGTTTTGCCTGGTACCTATAGGGCAGAGGCCACACCCGTTCCCATTCCGAACACGGAAGTTAAGCTCTGTTCCGCCTACGATACTTGGGCTTAAGCCCTGGGAAAATCGGACGGTGCCTGGCAAATTACCTTATAGATCAGCCCCGCAGGAGTCTTCCTGCGGGGCTGATTGCGTTGGAAAAGACAGGCAAAAGGTAACAGCAGACACAACAGCCGGAGAAGCTCTCCGGCTGTTTGTGCAGGGAAATCAAAAACGGTAGCGGAAGCTCAGGCGAATGTCTGACGCGCTGTCAACACCTGCTGCCAGGCGAGCTGGAAAACGGCGCTCCAGGACATATCCTTCATTATTTCAGGGCAATAAGCAGATTCTCCAGGTTTTTTCGCATAAGCGAGAAGTACGTTTGACCAGCTGCGAGATCTTCTCGTCGCAGATTTTCTATGGGATTGAGCACCAGGGTCTGAGCTCCGGTTTCGGTGGCAATTGTCTGGGCTACCCGGTTGCTGACGGTGGTCTCAAAGAAGACGTACCCGATGTCATTGGCTCGCAGAAAGTCTATGATGGCCATGACCTCACGTTGGCTGGGTTCTGAGCCCGGGTGAACGCCGGCTATGGCTATCTGCTCAAGATCATAGCGCTCTGCCAGGTAGGAAAACGCTTTGTGGGGTACGACAAAGTGACGGTTTGTCAAGTCCCGCAGGCTCTCAGTGTACTGCCTGTCCAGTTCAAGGAGTTCATCTTTGAGATGTTGGAAGTTCAAGGAAAAGAAGGGGGCATGCTCTGGCTGCAGTTGAATCAGGGTGTCATGAATTTTTTGCGCCTGCTGGAGGGCAAGGGTAGGGTCAAGCCAGACATGGGGATCGTCGGGGCCGTGGTCGTGATGATGGTGATGATGATGTCCAAAGAGGGAGCGCACTTTTCCCCAGGCGCTGCTGAAAAATCCATGGGAGTGGTCGTGATGATGGTGATCATCATCAGCTGCAAGAAGATCCATGCCCTCAGTAGTATTGACTATAGTCAGTTGATGGTCGCCTTCCAGTGCCTTCAGCAGTTTGTGAATCCAGAGTTCAAAGCCCGCGCCATTATAGACGAATATATCCGCCCTGGTTATCTCCAGCATTTGGCGGGCAGTGGGTTCATAGTCGTGAGCGTCGGCGCCTGGAGGAAGAATTGGCTTTACGTTGACTTTTTCGCCGCCGATTCGCTGACTGAATTCCGAGAGGGGATAGGTGGATGCGTACAGGGTCAGAGGAGCGGTCTGCTCCGCCCATACCGGGGTGGTAAGAAGAATCAACGCTGCCAGGAGAGAGAGGGATATTGCGCGCATGCTGGTGCTCCTTGTTTTTGAGGGTTGCATGGGGAGCACTGTACGAAATTTGCACGCTGAAGTAAAACGAAATCGTAACGATTACGATGTATGGGGTCGCTGGTGGAGTTGGGGTTCAGCTGTCGGGAAACTGCTTGCGAATAAGCCAGAATTCTTCTTCGTTGCGCAGGAAGGCATCTACGATTTCCGGATCGAAGTGCAATCCTCGCTCTTCGAGGATAATCTGATAGCACTGTTCACGGGGAAAGGCCGGCTTGTAGCAGCGTTCACTGCTCAACGCATCAAAGACGTCCGCAAGGGCGACGATGCGTGCACTGATTGGAATATCATTACCTTTGAGACCGTAAGGGTAACCGAATCCATCGAAACGTTCGTGGTGATAGAGGACGATATCCCTGGCGATACGAAGGAACTCTGAGCCGATCTCCTGATAAGCTTCATCGAGAATGGTTCCGCCGATTACCACATGTTCTTTCATGAGTTCGAACTCCTCTGTGGTAAGCTTCCCTGGTTTATTGAGAATCTCGTCGGGTATGGCCACCTTGCCGATATCATGCAGACTGGAGAGAGAGAATAACGTTGTGATAATACTGTTGTTCAGATCACTGTGACCATGCTCAGCCAGATCCTGGGCGAGCAGCCGGGTATAGTGCTGAACTCGCTCAATGTGGAAACCGGTTTCCGGGCTGCGATAGTCGGTGAGTTTTGCCATCAGGAGGATGATGCGTTCCTGGCTCTGGATGCGGATAAGTCGCTCGGATGCTTCGAGGCGAACGCGCATTTCATCGGGATGAAAGGGTTTGACAAGATAATCGCTGGCGCCGAGTGATATGGCCCGGATGATGTTCTCTTTTTCCGCCAGAGAACTGAGGACTGTGATGTGGGTATACTGAATCTCGTGTTTACGGATCTGTCGAATGAGTTCGAATCCGTCCATATTGGGCATTTCCAGGTCTGTGATCACTACCCGAGGTTGTATGGCGCGGAATATCTCTAATGCCTCCACGCCATCTGAGGCGCTGAGGACATTGTAGCCAAGGGTTTGCAGGTGATTATCAAGTATTTTTCTCTGGACCCGGGAATCTTCTGCTATGAGTATAGTAGTCGCAAAGCTGCTCTTACTTGGTGTGATCTTTTCGTTCATGGACTCAGGGGCCTCGTTGCAACCATCGCTTACTGGTTATGACGTTTGAGTGGAAAGTATACACAATTCCAGCGGTAAACATTACCATGGAACACCTTAGTTGGAAATACTTTTTCTGGAGACATATTATGAAAAGTTACCGTAAAGAATTATGGTACTGTGCTTCTCAGCGGCGGCAGCTCATCAATATTACACCGCAGTTGACTGAATGCCTGAGGGAAAGTGGAATTCGGGAAGGGCTTCTGTTGTGCAATGCCATGCACATCACTGCCAGTGTCTTTATTAATGATGATGAGGGGGGGCTGCACCAGGATTTTGAGCAGTGGCTGGAGCAGCTGGCACCGGAAAAGCCCTATTCGCGTTATCGTCATAACAGTTATGAGGATAACGCCGATGCCCATTTGAAGCGAACCATCATGGGACGGGAGGTGGTCATTGCGGTAACCGAGGGGAAACTGGACTTTGGTCCGTGGGAACAGGTCTTTTATGGGGAGTTTGATGGAATGCGCAAGAAACGGGTACTGGTGAAGATTATCGGGGCCTAGGCTGAACGGGGAGGCAAAGTGCCTCCCCGTTATCAGTTGTGGGTTACCACTCAAGTTTCGCATCTTGTTGTCTTAGGTTAAGGTGTTATTATTCTGATATTTATCGCGCTGAGACTGTATTGGTTTTGAATACTTGACTTATCTTGTATTCCACTTTTGTTTCCGGATATTGTCCTTTTTGACCGCGCAAAAAGGACGCAAAAACGCGCCCCCCCCGAACGCCCGTTTTTGCGGCTCGTTGGCTTGCCTGTTCTGGAGATCCGGCAGCAGGCTGCCCAAAGAGGCCCATCTGCTGCGTTGCCGGGCATCGCTCGTCACTGCGACGTACAGGGAGTACGCCTCCCTTCTCGCTTTGCCCGCGCCTTGCACCTGGGCCTCTTTGCGTTGCCTGACCGCTGCCTCCCTGCAGTGCTGCCGGACCACTCACTTCCTGTGAGTGTCCTGTTCAGGTCTTGCCAGCCAGGCTTCGCACTCACCGGACGGGCTCAGGGGGTCGCTTTTGCGCCACTTTTGGCGACCCAAAAGTGGCAAAAGAAACTCATAAACAGGGTGAGGGAATGTCAAGCGACGCAGTCTGTGCAGAACCATTTCCTCCATTTCAGCATGGCATGTGGGTCAGCGCCGACAACCTGCCGCTTCGGGGGTGCGAAACTTCAGTTACCAGTTGTAAGCCTTGATCTCAAAGTGATTTTTGGGGTGAGCGCAGGCGGGGCAGAGGTCAGGAGTTACCAGGTCGTCGTGGACATAGCCGCAGTTACGGCACTTCCACTTGACTGCGGTTTCCCGTTTGAATACGCGGTCTTTGATGATGTTGTCCACAAAGGCCAGGTAGCGTTCTTCGTGTTCCACTTCTACCCGCGCAATGTTCATGAAGATACTGGAAATTCCGGCAAATCCTTCTTCTTTGGCAATTTTAGCGAAACCAGGGTAGAGGATGGTGTGCTCTTCATGTTCGCCAGCTGCAGCTTCCTTGAGGTTAAAAAGAGTGTCTCCCAGGGCCACGGGATAATCCGCATTCACATTGACCATTTTGGGTTGCTCGTCAATGCCATCGAGAATTGCGTCAAAGAAGCGCTTCGCATGGGCGCGCTCGTTGTCGGCAGTCTCCAGGAAAATTTCTTCAATCTGGTTGTAGCCGTCCTTGCGGGCGCGGGAAGCGTAATAGGTGTAACGCATGCGCGCCTGGGATTCACCGGCAAACGCTTTCATAAGATTTCCAAGGGTTTGTGTGCCTTCAAGTTTTTTTGCCATTGAGGCCTCCTTCATGATCTAGTGCTTAGGGGGTTAACAGGAATGAATTCCATAGTTAGGAATTATTCTTATATAACTGAACGTAAAAGTCAAGAAATACCCCTGCGGTGGGCAAAAGAGCGCATTACCTGGAACAGGAATACATTGAATCCTATAGCTGCAAGCACCGGATTGACCAGCTCCTGGGATGATAACTCAAGCAACAGGGCGAGAGCTCCGGAAACAGTCATGGTAAGGGCGGCAGCCCATGGCCGCGCCCGCAGGCCGAGGAAGGCGTACAGAACCAGCATGGCCGGGCCAGCTGCGTAGAAGGTGTACGCAGTCTTCATCATGTCCAGGATATCCGAAAAGTACAGGGCCAGCAGAATTCCACTGATGCCCATGACCAGGCTGGCGAACTTGAGAACATTCAGAGACAGCGCATGGCGAAACAGGTCCCGGTTGAGGGTGGTAACCGCTGTCATTAACACGGTGTCAGCAGAGGATATCATGACCAGCAGAAACATGATCCGCAACAGTGCGTCAAAGGGTGAACTGAAAACCGTGTCTATGATGGTGGGGAAGAGCAGGTAGCTGTTGGTGAGCGCTGGCAGCACTGTCAGTGATTTCCATGCGATATATCCGATGGTCAGAGAAATACTAATTTTCAGGATGCCACCGAAAACGAGCCCCTGCCGGGCAGAAGCCACATTTCGCGAATACAGGGCGCGGCTGCTGACATCGGGCCCGGTCAGGCCGGAAAGAAACATCATGATGAAAAAGGCCAGCTGTTTGGCGGTTTCCAGTGACTGGGGGACGTGTTGGGGGGTGTAGGTGCTTTCGGCGGTGAACATGACCACCGCGAGGGTGATAAAACCACCGACCATGATGGCTGCCTGGAGAATATCCGTGTAAAAGACACCACGCTGGCCACTGAGGAAGATGTAGAGCAGAAAACACAGCCCTGCGGCAATAATCGCGCTGTTGCCCTGCAGGAAAAAGTCTGGTGGGAGAAAAAGCGTAAAGGACTTTATCAACAGGCCAAACCAGGTCAGCTCTACCAGGACAATAAAAATGGCACTGATGCGGCCGACCATCTTTCCGTACTGCAGTTCCAGATAGTGGGCCAGGGTGTCGGCACCGCTGTTGCGCAGAGTACGGGCAAAGAAGAGGCCGAAAACCAGCAGACCAATGCCAATGGGCAGGTCTATCAGCAGTCCGCTGGGTCCATGGTGATAGACCATATGGGCTAGCACAATGGTCGCGCTGCCCCCTATGGTCGTTGCCGCTGTGGAAAGGCCGCTGAGCCAGCCGGGAATATTCTTCCCGGCGTAGAGCCAGCCTGAGGTGTGTGTGTTTTCGCGAAAACGCCAGCCGAGGAGGATAAATGTACCGAAAATACCGGCAAACAGTATGGTAAAGGCCATTCAGCTCTTCTCCTCCAGCTGGATGCAGTCGATATTCGCTTCCTCGAAATACTGTCTGGTCATTTCGTCGGGGTAGCCATGGACGTACTTGACCTCACGTATCCCTGCGCCGATGATGATTTTTGCACAGATGGAGCAGGGTTGATGGGTGCAGTAGAGGGTTGCCCCTTCAACCGATGTCCCAAATCGCGCGGCCTGGAGAATGGCGTTCTGCTCGGCGTGCAGTCCGCGGCATATTTCATGCTGCGTGCCACTGGGTATATTGCGTTCATCGCGCAGGCAGCTGCCGATTTCCATGCTGGAACGCACACCCGGTGGAGCGCCATTGTAGCCGGTCGCAATGATGCGCTTTTCCCTTACGATAATCGCGCCGATCTGGCGACGCAGGCAGCTTGAGCGTCGGCCAACCTCAGCGGTTATATTCATGAAATACTGATCCCAGCCGGGACGCGCGCGATTCTCCATGGATCAGCAGCCCAGCTGCTGCAGCAGGTCACGGTAGAGGGGGAAGCGGGCGCTGAGTTGATGAACCTCGGTGCGTACTTCCTTCTCAACAGCTTCGTTCCCCATGTTTTCCAGTATGCGCACGATCATGCGTGCCACCGCACGCGCTTCCGCTTCTTTGAAGCCACGGGTGGTGATGGCCGGAGTTCCGACCCGGATACCGCTGGTGACAAAGGGGCTGCGCGTATCAAATGGTACACCGTTTTTGTTCACGGTGATGTCGGCATTACCCAGTGCCTTTTCCGCATCCTTGCCGGTAATGTCCTTGCTCGTAAGATCGATCAGGATGAGGTGGTTGTCCGTACCTCCACTGACCAGATGAAAGCCAGCCGCGCTCAGTTCCTCCGCCATGGCTCGTGCATTGCGAACCACCTGCTGCTGGTAGCTTTTGAACTCAGGGCTGAGTGCTTCCTTGAAAGCGACTGCTTTGCCGGCGATGACGTGCATCAGCGGGCCACCCTGCATGCCGGGGAAGACCCGTGAATTGATTTTTTTCGCGATGTCCTCGTCATTGGTCATGATCATTCCGCCACGGGGACCACGCAGGGTCTTGTGGGTGGTGGTGGTGACCACATGGGCGATGCCCACGGGGCTGGGGTGTTCACCGGCGACGATCAGGCCGGCGATGTGGGCGATATCGGCCACCAGGAAGGCGCCAACTTCGTCGGCAACCTTGCGGAAAGTGGCGAAATCAATAACACGCGGATACGCCGAAGCACCACAGACGATAATTTTGGGTTTATGCTCAAGGGCAAGGCGGCGAACTTCATCATAGTCAATCTGTTGGGTGTCCTGGCTGACCCCATAGGAGACGATCTTATAGAGCAGTCCGGAAAAATTGACGGGGCTGCCGTGGGTCAGGTGCCCACCATGGGCCAGATTCATGCCGAGAATGGTGTCACCGGCATCGCACAGTGCCATGTAGGCGCCCATATTGGCCTGGGAGCCGGAGTGGGGTTGTACGTTGACATATTCGCAGCCAAAGAGCTCCCTGGCACGGGCAATAGCCAGGTCCTCGGCCTTGTCCACCGCCTGACAACCGCCATAGTAGCGCTTGGCAGGGTATCCTTCGGCATACTTGTTGGTCAGGGTTGATCCCACGGCCTCCATGACCGCCGGACTGGTAAAGTTTTCACTGGCGATGAGTTCAATGCCTTCTTCCTGACGCATTGTCTCTTCACAGACGATATCGAAGATTTCACGGTCGACTTGCTTCAGCTGTTGCATAGGGTTCACCTCGTATATTGGAGAAAATAAAAAATGGCAGTCTGTTTGAAGGATTACATGAAGCCGTGCTGGCGCAGCAGCTCCATGGAGACGCCACCCTGGGATGCCGGGGTGGCGCCGGATGTGCCGAAACCGAGCAGTCGCTCAATGTACTTGGCCACCAGATCGCACTCAATATTCACCACATCACCGGATTTTTTTGTGGTCAGTGTGGTCAGTGACTGGGAGTGGGGTATCAGGTTGAAAGTGAAGGATGCTGTCGCGGTATCCACATCAAATACGGTCAGGCTGACGCCGTCGATGGAAGCGGATCCGCGTTCGATAAAGTAGCGGATGCACTCGGGCTGGTGCAGTCTGAGGCGAAACTTCCAGGAGTTGCCATCCCGTGAAATATCCATGATCTGCGCTGTGGTATCCACATGGCCCGCTACCATATGACCATCGAAGCGACCGGTGGCTGCCATGGCCCGTTCAACATTGACCCCGTCACCGCTTTTGAGTTGTCCCAGGGAGGTCACTCTCAGGGACTCATTGGAGATATCTGCCTGAAATCCGGCACTGTCATGCCTGGTTACGGTAAGGCAGACACCGTTGACGGCAATGCTGTCACCATCTTTGACACCACTGAGCACATGGTTGCAGCCAACACTGATGATGGCTCCGCTGTTGCTGCGGTGTATGGAGAGAACGTTGCCGACTTCCTCAATGATTCCAGTAAACATGGTGTCTGCCTTGAAAGTGTAATGTTGCCGGGGTGAGCGGAATACTGCACAGGACACGGAATGTACTGAAAGTTCCGCGTTTTGACAAGGGCAGCCTGGTTATTCAATGCCGCTGGAGCCAAATTTCTGCGTGCCGCGCTGGCTTGGAGAGAGCTCCTCGCTTATGACCAGATTGACGCGGGGTACAGGCAGGATCAGCATCTGACAGATGCGGTCGGCATTTTTTATCAGAAAGGGTTTGGCGCTGAGATTGGCGGCGATGAAGTGCACTTCACCGCGGTAGCCGCTGTCGATGGTGGCCGGAGAATTCGGGCAGATCAGGCCCTGCAGGCTCAGCCCACTGCGGGGACGTATCTGGGCCTCGTAGCCATCGGGAAGTTCAATGGCCACGCCCAGGGGAACCGGATGAATGAAATCCACATGCAGGTGGTTGCGGTCAATGCGCCTCTGCTGACACCAGCGTGCCGTGCGCTCCTGGGCGTCATCAACGTTGGACGCCCACTGGGCGGGCATCAGAAGCAGATCCTGCTCCAGGCGGGCGTAGCAGTCAAGGCCTGCGTCCCCTTCATAGGTATAGCGGGGAATGATGCCACCTTCGATCAGTTGAATGCGTATGTCGAGGGTTCTGATGTGTTCCAAGGGTGCCTCGCCTCAATCCAGGGTAATGATTTGCAGAAAGTTGCTCTCGCCGTGGTGCTCGAAGGGGTAGCTGCTGGTGATAATGACCTTGTCGCCGGTTTTCACCACGCCGCGATACTCCGAGATGCGCCGCGCGCTCTCCATCAGCTCCTCAATGGAGTGTACGGGTTCGATAAGTACGGGATGAATACCCCAGAGCAGGCTCAATCGCCTGTACAGGCTGACATGGGGAGTGAAGGCCAGTACGGGAATGCGGGGCCGGTGGCGTGAGGCCAGACGGGCAGTACCACCCTTCTGGGTATACACCCAGACCGCCTTGATGGGAAGCCGGTTGGAAATAGCTTCAATGGCGCCACCAACCGCGTGGGGAACGGCGTCCACATCGGCAAAGTTCATGGCCTCAAGACGCAGGGCGTGATCCTGCAGCATACCCCGCTCCACTTCGGTTGCGATACGCGCCATCATGCGCACGGCATCCACAGGGTATTTTCCCCGTGCCGTTTCGCCACTGAGCATCACCGCGTCGCTGCCATCCAGGATAGCGTTGGCCACATCACTGGCTTCAGCTCTGGTGGGCCGTGGATTGTTTATCATGGACTCCAGCATCTGCGTTGCCGTTATCACCGGGATCGCGCGCGCATTGGCCATGTGGATAATGCGCTTCTGGATAAGGGGAACCTGCTCCGGCGGAAGTTCAACACCCAGGTCTCCCCGCGCCACCATGATGCCGTCGGCGATGGAGAGAATCTCCTCCATGCGGTCAACAGCTTCAGGCTTTTCTATCTTGGCGATTATGGGGGTATTTTTGCCCTTGCCGGCGATGATGGTCTTGAGTTCCTGTACATCGGTGGCGGAACGCACAAAGGAGAGGGCTATGTAGTCCACCTCCTGTTCCAGCCCGAAGCACAGGTCCTCGTAATCCTTTTCCGTGATGGCCGGGATACTGACCTGAACTCCCGGCAGATTGATACCCTGCTTCTCTGCCAGGGTACCGCCGTTGAGTACTTCTGTCTGCACACTCCGGTCGTCGGCGGAGATAACCCGCAGCTCGATCAGGCCATCGGAGAGGAGAATGCGATCGCCCTTCTTGACATCCCGCGGCAGGGGGGTGTAGGTGGTGCTGACCTGTTCATTGTCGCCGATGATATCGTCTATGGTGATGGTGAATGTCTGGCCGACCCGCAGTTCCACTGGCGTGGCGTCCCTGAGTTTTCCGGTGCGCATCTTGGGCCCCTGAAGATCCTGCAGGATGGCGACGGGAATGCCCATTTCCGTGGAAACTTCACGGATCGTGCGGATCACCTCCGCGTGATCGCTGTGGGTGCCGTGGGAGAAGTTCAGGCGCGCGACACTCAGACCAGCGCGGATCAGGCTGGTTATAGCCTCTTTTGAGTTCGAAGCTGGACCTATGGTGGCAACTATCTTGGTTTTGCGCATGGTATTTGACCCTCCCAAATGGCAGAAATGTGTGTATACTACACCACAAAGCCTCTTCCTCTCCAGTTCTATTTCAAGGAGTACTCAAATGGTCCCCACCTATCACGTCTATGGCATTGGCAACGCATTGGTTGATTACGAATACAGGGTAAGT
This portion of the Desulfurispirillum indicum S5 genome encodes:
- a CDS encoding metal ABC transporter solute-binding protein, Zn/Mn family is translated as MRAISLSLLAALILLTTPVWAEQTAPLTLYASTYPLSEFSQRIGGEKVNVKPILPPGADAHDYEPTARQMLEITRADIFVYNGAGFELWIHKLLKALEGDHQLTIVNTTEGMDLLAADDDHHHHDHSHGFFSSAWGKVRSLFGHHHHHHHDHGPDDPHVWLDPTLALQQAQKIHDTLIQLQPEHAPFFSLNFQHLKDELLELDRQYTESLRDLTNRHFVVPHKAFSYLAERYDLEQIAIAGVHPGSEPSQREVMAIIDFLRANDIGYVFFETTVSNRVAQTIATETGAQTLVLNPIENLRREDLAAGQTYFSLMRKNLENLLIALK
- a CDS encoding HD-GYP domain-containing protein produces the protein MNEKITPSKSSFATTILIAEDSRVQRKILDNHLQTLGYNVLSASDGVEALEIFRAIQPRVVITDLEMPNMDGFELIRQIRKHEIQYTHITVLSSLAEKENIIRAISLGASDYLVKPFHPDEMRVRLEASERLIRIQSQERIILLMAKLTDYRSPETGFHIERVQHYTRLLAQDLAEHGHSDLNNSIITTLFSLSSLHDIGKVAIPDEILNKPGKLTTEEFELMKEHVVIGGTILDEAYQEIGSEFLRIARDIVLYHHERFDGFGYPYGLKGNDIPISARIVALADVFDALSSERCYKPAFPREQCYQIILEERGLHFDPEIVDAFLRNEEEFWLIRKQFPDS
- a CDS encoding secondary thiamine-phosphate synthase enzyme YjbQ, with amino-acid sequence MKSYRKELWYCASQRRQLINITPQLTECLRESGIREGLLLCNAMHITASVFINDDEGGLHQDFEQWLEQLAPEKPYSRYRHNSYEDNADAHLKRTIMGREVVIAVTEGKLDFGPWEQVFYGEFDGMRKKRVLVKIIGA
- the rbr gene encoding rubrerythrin encodes the protein MAKKLEGTQTLGNLMKAFAGESQARMRYTYYASRARKDGYNQIEEIFLETADNERAHAKRFFDAILDGIDEQPKMVNVNADYPVALGDTLFNLKEAAAGEHEEHTILYPGFAKIAKEEGFAGISSIFMNIARVEVEHEERYLAFVDNIIKDRVFKRETAVKWKCRNCGYVHDDLVTPDLCPACAHPKNHFEIKAYNW
- a CDS encoding sodium:solute symporter family protein, producing MAFTILFAGIFGTFILLGWRFRENTHTSGWLYAGKNIPGWLSGLSTAATTIGGSATIVLAHMVYHHGPSGLLIDLPIGIGLLVFGLFFARTLRNSGADTLAHYLELQYGKMVGRISAIFIVLVELTWFGLLIKSFTLFLPPDFFLQGNSAIIAAGLCFLLYIFLSGQRGVFYTDILQAAIMVGGFITLAVVMFTAESTYTPQHVPQSLETAKQLAFFIMMFLSGLTGPDVSSRALYSRNVASARQGLVFGGILKISISLTIGYIAWKSLTVLPALTNSYLLFPTIIDTVFSSPFDALLRIMFLLVMISSADTVLMTAVTTLNRDLFRHALSLNVLKFASLVMGISGILLALYFSDILDMMKTAYTFYAAGPAMLVLYAFLGLRARPWAAALTMTVSGALALLLELSSQELVNPVLAAIGFNVFLFQVMRSFAHRRGIS
- a CDS encoding deoxycytidylate deaminase translates to MENRARPGWDQYFMNITAEVGRRSSCLRRQIGAIIVREKRIIATGYNGAPPGVRSSMEIGSCLRDERNIPSGTQHEICRGLHAEQNAILQAARFGTSVEGATLYCTHQPCSICAKIIIGAGIREVKYVHGYPDEMTRQYFEEANIDCIQLEEKS
- the glyA gene encoding serine hydroxymethyltransferase — translated: MQQLKQVDREIFDIVCEETMRQEEGIELIASENFTSPAVMEAVGSTLTNKYAEGYPAKRYYGGCQAVDKAEDLAIARARELFGCEYVNVQPHSGSQANMGAYMALCDAGDTILGMNLAHGGHLTHGSPVNFSGLLYKIVSYGVSQDTQQIDYDEVRRLALEHKPKIIVCGASAYPRVIDFATFRKVADEVGAFLVADIAHIAGLIVAGEHPSPVGIAHVVTTTTHKTLRGPRGGMIMTNDEDIAKKINSRVFPGMQGGPLMHVIAGKAVAFKEALSPEFKSYQQQVVRNARAMAEELSAAGFHLVSGGTDNHLILIDLTSKDITGKDAEKALGNADITVNKNGVPFDTRSPFVTSGIRVGTPAITTRGFKEAEARAVARMIVRILENMGNEAVEKEVRTEVHQLSARFPLYRDLLQQLGC
- a CDS encoding riboflavin synthase is translated as MFTGIIEEVGNVLSIHRSNSGAIISVGCNHVLSGVKDGDSIAVNGVCLTVTRHDSAGFQADISNESLRVTSLGQLKSGDGVNVERAMAATGRFDGHMVAGHVDTTAQIMDISRDGNSWKFRLRLHQPECIRYFIERGSASIDGVSLTVFDVDTATASFTFNLIPHSQSLTTLTTKKSGDVVNIECDLVAKYIERLLGFGTSGATPASQGGVSMELLRQHGFM
- the dut gene encoding dUTP diphosphatase, which encodes MEHIRTLDIRIQLIEGGIIPRYTYEGDAGLDCYARLEQDLLLMPAQWASNVDDAQERTARWCQQRRIDRNHLHVDFIHPVPLGVAIELPDGYEAQIRPRSGLSLQGLICPNSPATIDSGYRGEVHFIAANLSAKPFLIKNADRICQMLILPVPRVNLVISEELSPSQRGTQKFGSSGIE
- the pyk gene encoding pyruvate kinase produces the protein MRKTKIVATIGPASNSKEAITSLIRAGLSVARLNFSHGTHSDHAEVIRTIREVSTEMGIPVAILQDLQGPKMRTGKLRDATPVELRVGQTFTITIDDIIGDNEQVSTTYTPLPRDVKKGDRILLSDGLIELRVISADDRSVQTEVLNGGTLAEKQGINLPGVQVSIPAITEKDYEDLCFGLEQEVDYIALSFVRSATDVQELKTIIAGKGKNTPIIAKIEKPEAVDRMEEILSIADGIMVARGDLGVELPPEQVPLIQKRIIHMANARAIPVITATQMLESMINNPRPTRAEASDVANAILDGSDAVMLSGETARGKYPVDAVRMMARIATEVERGMLQDHALRLEAMNFADVDAVPHAVGGAIEAISNRLPIKAVWVYTQKGGTARLASRHRPRIPVLAFTPHVSLYRRLSLLWGIHPVLIEPVHSIEELMESARRISEYRGVVKTGDKVIITSSYPFEHHGESNFLQIITLD